In Anopheles gambiae chromosome 2, idAnoGambNW_F1_1, whole genome shotgun sequence, a single window of DNA contains:
- the LOC11175547 gene encoding disintegrin and metalloproteinase domain-containing protein 12, with the protein MQLHRSIRGSVRRSSDGHLERKMLNPLLIVLLALAWRTVIVTAVIDARSNSSSSALDLHRTVPANDRPFTEGLPGEQFELHDRIFPTYHCPRTKRALRSSSLDDDEADEGGNASNGSRQTGNPRRGPHRERLTIQYGMQGETMTLDLTLNENIIPEQYTFVHQSPEGQDIVERLDRQSVELCHYEGTVRERPGSRVAISTCSGSIDGVIYERNETYLIEYHNNTHLLYRRRYKRDVQDNELANEEAGGSRPPNSQQPAFSTGYREDADSLFVELVLVVDRTLFLKFSSNVQRVHQHCLSVVNVLNELYRPLNIYILLVGVVLWNTRDNIIISTDSKQTLTSFLAYRRERLLRQIPNDNAHLLTAVRFPDGVIGKAELGSMCSAAGSGGIAVVENFVVTPLATTVAHELGHNFNVDHDTEECSGSRCPGVGPCIMEAKLSDSTDIPNRWSDCSVEDFRLSLKRGLAACLKNKPSRLLVRAVCGNGLLEPGEQCDCGRRDRCDNGCCDARTCQLRANATCATGSCCDLATCQPKRAGSVCREAGGECDLPEYCDGASELCPKDVFVRDTSPCGSGDAYCYRGECNTRDRQCRRLWGPTARSGLEVCYEANVNGTVFGNCGNDLAQGDGYEPCAVHDMHCGLLHCTHQSEKLEFGVEAYAKRTATKFQHYGPRGTVRTTICNAVIVDLGLEVVNPGLVPDGTKCGAGRMCFGQQCVAISRLQEEQDIGDECPADCNGRGVCNSEGHCHCEPGFAPPFCDGPGDGGSIDSGPAGRPGNSMPDVLLKVLVPTLTVGGILMIVSFVTLIVKRTLVMAQLRVVLKRFRERKYGHIVVPPASPTAVVPPAVPSSKTSGERNGANEVRRPPVPPPPPLPEPKQPQCFINVNISKDGKVTIADKLIDSPFLHNAHVVDTAEAFRRRLLQERSYSVESATSSEHPLVTAETHKPTTASTPEPAHPEGSSFNTVLQELKQTDRMHTFQNQRSKSDERPAPARLLPKLPRQYTISDFDSIERLPDVDEEAPEPMSKAAKPPSTPKPIVIPRPLPRVAPATPGPRLLPSTPSTAGNGTSTGKVKPTAGAPGPAKGPAGGSNVAALKAKLNLAEIGARR; encoded by the exons ATGCAGCTGCACCGGAGCATCCGAGGGAGTGTCCGACGATCGAGCGACGGACATCTCGAGAGGAAAATGCTCAACCCATTACTCATCGTTCTGCTGGCGCTGGCATGGCGCACCGTGATAGTGACGGCTGTGATAGACgcacgcagcaacagcagcagcagtgccttAGATCTGCACCGAACGGTGCCGGCAAACGATCGCCCATTTACGGAAG GATTGCCGGGCGAACAGTTCGAGCTGCACGACAGGATTTTCCCAACATATCACTGCCCCCGCACGAAACGAGCCCTCCGCTCATCCTCGCTGGACGATGATGAGGCTGATGAGGGTGGCAACGCGTCCAACGGCTCCCGGCAAACGGGAAATCCCCGCCGTGGACCGCACCGAGAGCGACTGACCATCCAGTACGGCATGCAGGGCGAAACGATGACACTCGACCTTACGCTGAACGAAAACATCATCCCGGAGCAGTACACGTTCGTGCACCAGTCGCCCGAGGGCCAGGACATCGTCGAACGGCTCGACCGTCAGTCGGTGGAGCTGTGCCATTACGAGGGAACTGTGCGGGAGCGGCCCGGATCGCGTGTTGCCATCTCCACCTGCAGCGGTTCGATCGACGGCGTGATCTACGAGCGCAACGAAACCTACCTGATCGAGTATCACAACAACACGCACCTGCTGTACCGGCGCCGGTACAAGCGGGACGTGCAGGACAATGAGCTGGCCAACGAAGAGGCGGGCGGGTCACGCCCCCCCAACAGCCAGCAGCCGGCCTTTTCCACCGGCTACCGCGAGGATGCCGACTCGCTGTTCGTCGAGCTGGTGCTGGTCGTCGATCGGACGCTGTTCCTGAAGTTTAGCTCGAACGTGCAGCGCGTCCACCAGCACTGCCTGTCGGTGGTGAACGTGCTGAACGAGCTGTACCGCCCGCTCAACATCTACATCCTGCTGGTCGGGGTGGTGCTGTGGAACACGCGCGacaacatcatcatctcgACCGACTCGAAGCAGACGCTGACGAGCTTTCTGGCGTACCGGCGGGAGCGGCTGCTGCGCCAGATCCCGAACGACAATGCGCACCTGCTGACGGCGGTCCGCTTCCCGGACGGCGTGATCGGGAAGGCCGAGCTCGGCTCGATGTGCAGTGCGGCCGGTTCGGGCGGCATTGCGGTGGTGGAGAACTTTGTCGTGACGCCGCTCGCGACCACGGTCGCACACGAGCTGGGCCACAACTTTAACGTCGATCACGACACGGAGGAGTGCAGCGGTTCGCGCTGCCCGGGGGTGGGACCGTGCATCATGGAGGCGAAGCTGAGCGACTCGACCGACATCCCGAACCGGTGGAGCGACTGCAGCGTGGAGGATTTCCGCCTCTCGCTCAAGCGCGGTTTGGCCGCCTGCCTGAAGAACAAGCCGAGCCGGCTGCTGGTGCGCGCAGTGTGCGGGAACGGGCTGCTCGAGCCGGGCGAACAGTGTGACTGTGGCCGGCGGGACCGGTGCGACAATGGGTGCTGCGATGCGCGCACCTGCCAGCTGCGCGCGAACGCGACGTGTGCGACGGGCAGCTGCTGCGATCTGGCCACCTGCCAGCCGAAGCGGGCGGGCAGCGTCTGCCGAGAGGCGGGCGGGGAGTGCGATCTGCCCGAGTACTGCGATGGCGCGAGCGAGCTGTGCCCGAAGGACGTCTTTGTGCGCGACACGAGCCCGTGCGGGAGCGGCGATGCGTACTGCTACCGGGGTGAGTGCAACACGCGCGACCGCCAGTGTCGCAGGCTGTGGGGACCGACGGCCCGGTCGGGGCTGGAGGTTTGCTACGAGGCGAACGTGAACGGCACGGTGTTTGGCAACTGTGGCAACGATCTGGCGCAGGGCGATGGGTACGAGCCGTGCGCCGTGCACGATATGCACTGCGGCCTGCTGCACTGTACGCACCAAAGCGAGAAGCTCGAGTTTGGCGTGGAGGCGTACGCCAAGCGCACCGCGACCAAGTTCCAGCATTATGGGCCGCGCGGGACAGTGCGCACGACAATCTGCAATGCGGTGATCGTGGATCTCGGGCTGGAGGTGGTCAATCCGGGCCTCGTGCCGGACGGTACCAAGTGCGGTGCGGGGCGCATGTGCTTCGGCCAGCAGTGTGTCGCCATCAGCCGGCTGCAGGAGGAGCAGGACATCGGGGACGAGTGTCCGGCCGACTGCAACGGCCGGGGTGTGTGCAACAGCGAGGGCCACTGCCACTGTGAGCCAGGCTTTGCGCCACCGTTCTGTGACGGCCCGGGCGATGGTGGATCGATCGACAGTGGACCGGCGGGCCGGCCGGGCAACAGTATGCCGGACGTGCTGCTGAAGGTGCTCGTGCCCACGCTCACGGTCGGTGGCATCCTGATGATCGTTAGCTTTGTCACGCTAATTGTCAAGCGCACGCTGGTGATGGCGCAGCTACGCGTCGTGCTGAAACGCTTCCGGGAGCGGAAGTACGGCCACATTGTGGTGCCACCGGCGTCACCCACCGCCGTCGTGCCACCGGCCGTCCCGAGCAGCAAAACGAGCGGGGAGCGAAACGGCGCTAACGAGGTGCGACGCCCGCCCGttccgccgccaccgcccctGCCCGAACCGAAGCAACCGCAATGCTTCATCAACGTGAACATTAGCAAAGATGGCAAGGTGACGATCGCGGACAAGCTGATCGATTCCCCGTTCCTGCACAACGCGCACGTGGTCGACACCGCCGAAGCATTCCGCAGGCGGCTGCTTCAGGAGCGCTCTTACAGTGTGGAAAGTGCCACCTCCTCCGAGCATCCGCTCGTGACGGCCGAAACGCACAAACCGACCACCGCCAGCACACCCGAACCGGCGCACCCGGAAGGGAGCAGCTTCAACACGGTGCTACAAGAGCTGAAGCAGACGGACCGCATGCACACCTTCCAGAACCAGCGGTCCAAGAGCGACGAGCGGCCGGCGCCGGCCCGATTGCTCCCGAAGCTACCCCGCCAGTACACGATCAGCGACTTTGACTCGATCGAACGGCTGCCGGATGTGGACGAGGAAGCGCCAGAGCCGATGAGCAAGGCGGCCAAACCACCGTCCACACCAAAACCGATCGTCATTCCACGCCCGTTGCCGCGTGTTGCACCCGCGACTCCGGGCCCGCGACTGCTACCGAGCACACCGTCGACTGCCGGAAACGGTACCAGTACCGGCAAGGTGAAACCAACTGCTGGCGCTCCCGGTCCTGCTAAAGGGCCCGCCGGCGGGAGCAACGTGGCAGCGCTAAAGGCAAAGCTTAATCTGGCGGAAATTGGTGCCCGGCGATAG
- the LOC133392290 gene encoding uncharacterized protein LOC133392290, whose product MSYNLRSGISNEKTMEPSISKDKMMGVLKEVGETVPESASITQVRRLFDATHTESKMATIQTTPSSLEFETCAEAASGNTEASASTIETLTAKLKQLKLEKEVSLLKQEMANMKQIQQPLPLDTIKCIEGLVDSFSGEKNENAECWIKQLEQTFQLFNVNELEKIIITRRLLNGTAAMLTKYIVFTSYDELKQQILENFSTKPSPESVYHQLRRRQLLPQESTIRYVLEMENIAKNATISEQELVSIIIDGIGDPVNAAAIRFSANSLTELKTALQKYESIRLQPVSVSFKPRIMTRPDNVGGIKCYNCSNYGHHQRDCQQPRRRNGSCFLCGNMGHVARDCTHRTQSTSAAIYHSEANQNNVIHEPNYNESAVQIEAIQEP is encoded by the exons atgtcTTACAACCTCAGAAGTGGGATATCGAACGAGAAAACAATGGAGCCATCTATTTCGAAGGATAAAATGATGGGTGTTCTTAAAGAAGTTGGCGAAACCGTGCCTGAATCAGCTTCCATCACCCAAGTCAGGCGGCTATTTGATGCAACACACACCGAAAGCAAAATGGCGACTATCCAGACCACGCCATCTTCTCTGGAATTTGAAACATGTGCCGAAGCAGCGTCAGGCAATACAGAAGCTTCGGCGAGTACAATTGAGACATTGactgcaaaattaaaacaattgaaGCTGGAAAAAGAAGTTTCGCTTCTTAAACAAGAAATGGCCAACATGAAGCAAATACAACAACCACTGCCGTTGGACACAATCAAATGCATCGAAGGGCTAGTTGATAGTTTTAGTGGCGAAAAGAATGAGAATGCCGAATGTTGGATTAAGCAACTTGAACAAACTTTTCAATTGTTCAATGTTAATGAACTAGAAAAAATTATTATCACGCGCCGACTTTTGAATGGTACCGCTGCAATGCTGACAAAATATATAGTGTTTACAAGCTACGACGAgttaaaacaacaaattcTGGAAAATTTCTCAACTAAACCTTCACCGGAGAGTGTATATCATCAGCTTCGCCGTAGACAGCTTCTTCCTCAAGAAAGCACCATAAGATATGTGCtagaaatggaaaatattgcTAAAAACGCCACAATATCAGAACAAGAACTAGTTTCAATAATAATCGATGGAATTGGAGATCCTGTGAATGCTGCTGCGATTCGTTTTTCTGCAAACTCTTTGACCGAACTTAAGACAGCCCTGCAAAAATACGAATCGATACGTTTACAACCGGTGTCAGTTTCATTCAAACCAAGGATAATGACCAGACCTGACAATGTTGGAGGTATAAAATGCTACAATTGTTCGAACTACGGGCATCATCAACGGGACTGCCAGCAACCACGACGGCGAAATGGGTCTTGCTTCCTATGTGGAAATATGGGACACGTTGCTCGAGATTGCACTCATCGTACTCAATCGACGTCGGCTGCCATCTACCATAGTgaagcaaatcaaaacaatgttATCCACGAACCGAACTATAATGAAAGCGCAGTTCAGATAGAAGCTATTCAGGAG CCCTAG